One genomic window of Polyangium aurulentum includes the following:
- a CDS encoding MBL fold metallo-hydrolase, which translates to MSSPRLVTIDCEYVKPGLAAAYLRVQGDEAAFIETNTAHAVPKLLAALAAEGLAPEQVRWVIVTHVHLDHAGGASALMRALPNATLLAHPRAARHLVDPSKLVASAEAVYGAAQFEKLYGTIEPIDAGRVRSLDDGATVSLGDATLRFLHTRGHANHHFIVHDPAREAVFTGDTFGLVYPRLQRARRFAFPSTSPTDFDAALAHASVDLVCSLGARRALLTHFGEIEDLDVVAAQLHRWLDLSGALVDAAVPLDPAAAEPTIRARLDEAMARAAGEAGLTLDAEDRALLELDIALNAQGLAHVAAKRRAA; encoded by the coding sequence ATGAGCTCTCCCCGCCTCGTCACGATCGACTGCGAGTACGTGAAGCCCGGCCTCGCCGCGGCCTACCTCCGCGTGCAGGGGGACGAGGCCGCCTTCATCGAGACGAACACGGCCCACGCGGTCCCGAAGCTCCTCGCCGCGCTCGCCGCGGAGGGGCTCGCGCCCGAGCAGGTGCGGTGGGTGATCGTCACGCACGTGCACCTCGACCACGCGGGAGGCGCCTCGGCGCTCATGCGCGCGCTGCCCAACGCGACGCTCCTCGCGCACCCGCGCGCCGCCCGCCACCTCGTCGACCCGTCGAAGCTCGTCGCGAGCGCCGAGGCCGTCTATGGCGCCGCGCAGTTCGAGAAGCTCTACGGCACCATCGAGCCCATCGACGCCGGGCGCGTGCGCTCGCTCGACGACGGCGCCACCGTGTCGCTCGGGGACGCGACGCTGCGCTTCCTCCACACGCGCGGGCACGCAAACCACCACTTCATCGTGCACGACCCGGCGCGCGAGGCCGTGTTCACGGGCGACACCTTCGGCCTCGTCTACCCGCGCCTGCAGCGCGCGCGCCGCTTCGCGTTCCCCTCGACGAGCCCGACCGACTTCGACGCCGCCCTCGCGCACGCGAGCGTCGACCTCGTATGCTCGCTCGGCGCGCGGCGCGCTCTGCTCACGCACTTCGGCGAGATCGAGGACCTCGACGTGGTCGCTGCGCAGCTGCACCGCTGGCTCGACCTGTCCGGCGCGCTCGTCGACGCCGCCGTGCCGCTCGATCCGGCCGCGGCCGAGCCGACGATCCGGGCGCGCCTCGACGAGGCCATGGCGCGCGCGGCAGGCGAGGCGGGCTTGACGCTCGACGCCGAGGATCGCGCGCTGCTCGAGCTCGACATCGCGCTCAACGCGCAGGGCCTCGCGCACGTGGCGGCGAAGCGAAGGGCGGCCTGA
- a CDS encoding formylglycine-generating enzyme family protein, whose amino-acid sequence MKSALASFALLSVLVTACGLDELGSKPDEPGGSGGAPAGSGAAGPVGSGSGSGTGAGSTASGGGMGGAGGGGMGGAGGVGPGTGGAGGTGGTGGTGGGGPTCPTGMGGPALVLVKTTTGAFCVDSTEVTAQQYKAWLDTSPSLPKMNDEVCGWKFGGSYDPRKGGFECGSEHYQPMSNPNHPVVCIDWCDARAYCSGVGKRLCGALDGGGPIDFGTPKTADIDELSHACSGGINQWLYPYGDKPNDKACVGDPYDGMDNGEDDSADPVKSAAGCEGGFPGLYDMVGNVWEWENSCETSGSVQDQKCSTRGGSFWDDMKDLTCTAQYMDHMRGYYNKNIGFRCCADAIPAP is encoded by the coding sequence ATGAAATCGGCGCTCGCCTCCTTTGCACTTCTGTCGGTCCTCGTCACGGCCTGCGGTTTGGATGAGCTGGGCAGCAAGCCAGACGAACCTGGCGGCAGTGGCGGAGCACCTGCGGGCAGCGGCGCAGCGGGGCCGGTCGGCAGCGGGTCGGGGAGCGGCACGGGCGCGGGGAGCACGGCGAGCGGCGGCGGAATGGGCGGGGCAGGGGGCGGAGGTATGGGGGGCGCGGGCGGCGTGGGCCCTGGCACGGGCGGCGCGGGTGGCACCGGCGGCACGGGCGGCACGGGCGGCGGCGGCCCGACTTGCCCGACGGGGATGGGCGGACCGGCGTTGGTCCTGGTCAAGACCACCACAGGCGCGTTCTGCGTCGACAGCACCGAGGTGACGGCGCAGCAATACAAGGCGTGGCTCGACACGAGCCCGAGCCTGCCGAAGATGAACGACGAGGTGTGCGGGTGGAAGTTTGGCGGCTCGTACGACCCGCGGAAGGGCGGCTTCGAATGCGGGTCCGAGCATTACCAGCCGATGAGCAACCCCAATCACCCGGTGGTGTGCATCGACTGGTGCGACGCGCGCGCGTATTGCAGCGGCGTGGGCAAGCGCCTCTGCGGCGCCCTCGACGGCGGAGGTCCCATCGACTTCGGCACGCCCAAGACTGCGGACATCGACGAGCTGTCCCATGCCTGCTCGGGGGGGATCAACCAATGGCTGTATCCCTACGGCGATAAACCCAACGACAAGGCCTGCGTGGGCGACCCGTACGACGGCATGGACAACGGAGAGGATGACAGCGCCGATCCCGTCAAGAGCGCCGCAGGCTGCGAGGGCGGATTCCCGGGCCTTTACGACATGGTCGGCAACGTCTGGGAATGGGAGAATTCGTGCGAGACCAGCGGCAGTGTCCAGGACCAGAAGTGCAGCACGCGCGGCGGGTCGTTCTGGGATGATATGAAGGACCTGACCTGCACCGCGCAGTACATGGATCACATGCGCGGCTACTACAACAAGAACATCGGCTTCCGCTGCTGCGCCGACGCCATTCCCGCGCCCTAG
- a CDS encoding carboxypeptidase-like regulatory domain-containing protein translates to MTSLKIRSFVPAFALLMLLLAAGCSPSPEKVGDACEVDGDPCPSGSVCAPGGDDHTCQVVEIESGGACDPAESPERCKGDLVCSASHDAKGGGTCGIAEGGACEPTDPNSRCAGNMACAELSAGGHACYPPVLVKGKVFDSSSKAAIGEAQIMALDDQATAVTDISVSNAEGNYTLAVPVQRNEDGSPVADVLFTLRAGAKDYQTFPGGLRTALPISSSDAQKKEDGWNLQLTLTDIALIGLPDDEKGRPSITGKVVAEAQSAGVLVVAEDADGTTGHSAITDKSGAYTIFNVPDGDYTVRGFAAGLQLTPATAKMSGMALTGIDLAKSADALGTISGSVNIVNPGEGMATSVVLVVASTFSDTFVRGEVPRGLRSPLSGTPNVTGAFEIKDVPAGKYKVLAAFENDALVRDPDPNIAGTQIVEIEMPTPGMAMPLPESFKVTGALSVIGPGAEDAQAVTAAPMLEWADDSSEDFYTVVVYNAYGELVWCRSDDPMLKCTGGNIPGVSGSEKVSVQYDGPMEPGMYYQFRATSWRAPGGEPGPASNTEDLRGVFYVDAGAMP, encoded by the coding sequence ATGACATCCTTGAAGATTCGTAGCTTCGTGCCCGCTTTCGCGCTCCTGATGCTGCTCCTGGCCGCCGGCTGCAGCCCGAGCCCCGAAAAGGTCGGCGACGCGTGCGAGGTCGATGGCGATCCCTGCCCGAGCGGCTCGGTGTGCGCTCCCGGCGGCGACGACCACACCTGCCAGGTCGTCGAGATCGAATCCGGCGGCGCGTGTGATCCGGCGGAGAGCCCGGAGCGTTGTAAAGGCGATCTCGTCTGCAGCGCGTCGCACGACGCCAAGGGCGGCGGCACCTGCGGCATCGCCGAGGGCGGCGCCTGCGAGCCCACCGACCCGAATAGCCGCTGCGCCGGCAATATGGCGTGCGCCGAACTCTCGGCCGGCGGCCACGCCTGCTATCCGCCGGTCCTCGTCAAGGGCAAGGTCTTCGACTCCTCCTCCAAGGCGGCCATCGGCGAGGCGCAGATCATGGCGCTCGACGATCAGGCCACGGCCGTCACCGATATCTCGGTGAGCAACGCCGAGGGCAACTACACCCTCGCGGTGCCCGTGCAGCGCAATGAAGACGGCTCCCCCGTCGCCGACGTGCTCTTCACGCTGCGCGCGGGCGCGAAAGACTACCAGACCTTCCCCGGCGGCCTGCGCACGGCGCTGCCGATCTCGTCCTCCGACGCGCAGAAGAAGGAAGACGGCTGGAACCTGCAGCTCACGCTCACCGACATCGCGCTGATCGGGCTCCCCGACGACGAGAAGGGCCGGCCTTCGATCACGGGCAAGGTGGTCGCAGAAGCCCAATCGGCCGGCGTGCTCGTCGTGGCCGAGGACGCGGATGGCACCACGGGACACAGCGCGATCACCGACAAGAGCGGCGCCTATACGATCTTCAACGTGCCGGACGGCGATTACACCGTGCGCGGATTCGCGGCCGGCCTGCAGCTCACGCCCGCCACGGCGAAGATGAGCGGCATGGCGCTCACCGGGATCGACCTCGCCAAATCGGCCGACGCGCTCGGCACGATCTCGGGCAGCGTCAACATCGTCAATCCGGGCGAGGGCATGGCGACCAGCGTGGTGCTCGTCGTTGCCTCGACGTTCAGCGATACGTTCGTCCGGGGCGAGGTGCCGCGCGGCCTGCGCTCGCCGCTCTCCGGGACGCCGAACGTGACGGGCGCCTTCGAGATCAAGGACGTGCCCGCCGGCAAGTACAAGGTGCTCGCGGCGTTCGAGAACGACGCCCTCGTGCGCGACCCGGATCCGAACATCGCGGGCACGCAGATCGTCGAGATCGAGATGCCGACGCCAGGCATGGCCATGCCGCTCCCGGAGTCGTTCAAGGTGACCGGGGCGCTTTCGGTCATCGGCCCAGGCGCCGAGGACGCGCAGGCGGTCACCGCCGCGCCCATGCTCGAGTGGGCAGACGACAGCAGCGAGGATTTCTATACGGTCGTCGTCTACAACGCCTATGGCGAGCTCGTCTGGTGCCGCTCCGACGATCCGATGCTGAAATGCACCGGCGGCAACATCCCGGGCGTGAGCGGCTCGGAGAAGGTCAGCGTGCAATACGACGGCCCGATGGAGCCCGGCATGTACTATCAGTTCCGCGCCACCTCGTGGCGCGCGCCGGGTGGAGAGCCCGGCCCCGCCTCGAACACCGAGGACCTGCGCGGCGTGTTCTACGTCGACGCCGGGGCCATGCCGTAG
- a CDS encoding MYXO-CTERM sorting domain-containing protein, which translates to MKRLSPLTFAVLLGLGTLAAPAAARPFRVSDIPNGDKNTCLNCHGDLKASYNTDFGSDARNHLEGSGVITQQHVNWTPLCPLDSDNDGWTNGQELGDPDCTWKMGDPNPVVFVTNPGDPESYLPPTCGNGKLEAGEPCEGTELAKTNCAEELAGEGLLACTAQCKYDYSGCSKPPVSSTGGGPPLEEEEEGGCSAAGAGAPERGAASFGIVLGLGFLGAAARRRRGRGRI; encoded by the coding sequence ATGAAGAGGCTTTCGCCGCTCACCTTCGCGGTGCTGCTCGGCCTCGGGACGCTCGCGGCGCCGGCCGCCGCGCGCCCGTTCCGGGTGAGCGATATCCCCAACGGGGACAAGAATACTTGCTTGAACTGCCACGGCGATCTCAAGGCGAGCTACAACACCGATTTCGGCTCCGACGCGCGCAACCATCTCGAGGGCAGCGGGGTGATCACGCAACAGCACGTGAACTGGACCCCGCTCTGTCCCCTCGACTCGGACAACGACGGTTGGACGAACGGGCAGGAGCTGGGTGATCCGGATTGCACGTGGAAGATGGGCGACCCGAATCCGGTCGTGTTCGTCACGAACCCGGGTGATCCCGAGTCGTACCTGCCGCCGACCTGCGGCAATGGCAAGCTCGAAGCGGGCGAGCCCTGCGAGGGGACCGAGCTTGCCAAGACGAACTGCGCCGAGGAGCTCGCGGGCGAGGGGCTGCTCGCGTGCACGGCGCAATGCAAATACGATTACAGCGGTTGCAGCAAGCCCCCCGTGAGCTCGACGGGCGGAGGGCCGCCGCTCGAGGAGGAGGAGGAGGGCGGTTGCAGCGCGGCGGGGGCGGGAGCGCCCGAGCGCGGGGCGGCGTCCTTCGGGATCGTGCTCGGGCTCGGGTTTCTGGGCGCGGCGGCGCGGCGGCGCCGGGGAAGAGGGCGGATCTAG
- a CDS encoding protein kinase domain-containing protein codes for MRIGLSPSSRPPPSESPPAPRADEAPTVAAPAASGAPAPGLLPSSIPAPPALPADLALRALLRQDNPTVLEIPGRRPSATSAPPGSVPTLAPGDRVGRYMLLETLGEGGMGVVYAAYDGRLDRKVALKVVRPGLAGDRESARARLLREAKAIARLSHPNVVTVYDVDFLEGDLLFMTMELVQGETLRRWLQKKRGWQDILDVFAAAGEGLFAAHEASLVHRDFKPDNVLLGDGGRVRVVDFGIAGLRGGMPLAPALADIEEPLSPEALRSADSLSNGRLTIPGAVLGTPRFMAPELLTAGEFDARSDQYAFCVALFEALYGQYPFGKGEPAEILERKKRGEIIPPAETRAVPARIYRALLRGLRPAPGERFPSMRPLLEELVRHRRGIRLRALGAAALIAGTLAAVAAAGTRAETPVCEPGEKRLAGVWDKPTREAVGGAILGSGASYARSTWDRLAPTLDDYAKQWSSGYHDACVATNVRKVQSADMLDRRMACYEVRRSQLSSLSRLLASASPEDVRRALDAARSLPSLGDCADLEGLTAALPPPGDTGVRTRVEALRADLAVARARYDAGRYTEAESAISAIAASANETDYLPLVAEVELAGAEVANALGKRERFAEHLRKAAWAAEASRHDRIAAEALSLSLQLDDSPWAIDRVDAAIRRSGREELRYFTLAAEAEVALRRGDRQGALAHYRQALESVEQKLGPDHRLVSSGLNNIAYMQETLGDFEGAAATLSRALSIAETNHGPDHPTTAFLRLNVATMMLQRGDYSGAQRLADEGLAQSEAALGPAHSTVSFARMIAALSRHERGDRAGARKILSALVEAEEARAGAQKVAPKSRILHLVYLARVLVEVGEAEVALEKLDRARPMLDEKDPAMAELASDFHATLARARLARGDLREGRAEAERAVFLEEKALVPDDPDQLFTVETLGLALCREAPTRDQGLARLQGALSLAERKLGEGHPDTGDLLTETSLCLSKAGRSVEARALAERAIGVHEGKSEDERRLARARFALARALPPSERVRAIELARRAERAFLADGRALAELAEVQAFLARADKR; via the coding sequence ATGAGGATCGGACTCTCGCCCTCCTCGCGACCGCCACCCAGCGAATCTCCGCCCGCGCCGCGGGCCGACGAAGCGCCCACCGTCGCGGCGCCGGCCGCGAGCGGCGCGCCTGCCCCGGGCTTGCTCCCCTCCTCGATCCCCGCGCCCCCCGCGCTCCCCGCCGACCTCGCACTGCGCGCGCTGCTCCGGCAGGACAACCCCACCGTCCTCGAGATCCCCGGCCGCCGCCCGTCCGCGACCTCCGCGCCCCCGGGCTCGGTCCCGACGCTCGCCCCGGGCGATCGCGTCGGCCGTTACATGCTCCTCGAGACCCTCGGCGAGGGCGGCATGGGCGTCGTCTACGCGGCGTACGACGGCCGCCTCGATCGCAAGGTCGCCCTCAAGGTCGTCCGCCCAGGGCTCGCCGGCGATCGCGAGAGCGCCCGCGCGCGCCTGCTCCGCGAGGCCAAGGCCATCGCGCGCCTGTCCCACCCCAACGTCGTCACGGTCTACGACGTCGATTTCCTCGAGGGCGATCTGCTCTTCATGACCATGGAGCTCGTCCAGGGGGAGACGCTCCGGCGCTGGCTGCAAAAAAAGCGCGGTTGGCAGGACATCCTCGACGTCTTCGCCGCCGCGGGCGAGGGGCTCTTCGCCGCCCACGAGGCGAGCCTCGTCCATCGCGATTTCAAACCGGACAACGTGCTGCTCGGCGACGGCGGTCGCGTGCGCGTCGTCGATTTCGGCATCGCCGGCCTGCGCGGCGGAATGCCCCTCGCGCCAGCGCTCGCCGACATAGAGGAGCCCCTCTCGCCCGAGGCGCTGCGCTCGGCCGATTCCTTGTCGAACGGTCGCCTCACCATCCCCGGCGCCGTCCTGGGCACGCCGCGGTTCATGGCCCCCGAGCTGCTCACGGCGGGCGAATTCGACGCGCGCTCCGACCAGTACGCCTTTTGCGTCGCCCTCTTCGAGGCGCTCTACGGGCAATACCCCTTCGGCAAGGGAGAGCCCGCCGAGATCCTGGAGCGCAAAAAGCGCGGCGAGATCATCCCGCCCGCCGAGACGCGCGCCGTCCCCGCCCGCATCTACCGCGCCCTCTTGCGAGGCCTGCGACCCGCCCCCGGCGAGCGCTTTCCCTCGATGCGCCCGCTGCTCGAGGAGCTGGTCCGCCACCGCCGCGGCATTCGCCTGCGCGCCCTCGGCGCCGCCGCCCTGATTGCGGGCACGCTCGCTGCCGTCGCCGCCGCGGGCACACGCGCCGAGACGCCCGTCTGCGAGCCCGGCGAGAAGCGACTCGCGGGCGTCTGGGACAAGCCCACCCGCGAGGCCGTGGGCGGTGCCATTCTCGGGTCGGGCGCCTCGTACGCCCGCTCCACCTGGGACCGCCTCGCCCCCACGCTCGACGATTACGCAAAGCAATGGTCGAGCGGCTATCACGACGCCTGCGTCGCGACGAACGTCCGCAAGGTCCAGAGCGCCGACATGCTCGACCGGCGCATGGCCTGCTACGAGGTCCGGCGCTCGCAGCTCTCCTCTCTATCCCGGCTGCTCGCCTCCGCGAGCCCGGAGGACGTTCGCCGCGCCCTCGACGCCGCGCGCAGCCTCCCGAGCCTCGGCGATTGCGCCGACCTCGAGGGCCTCACCGCCGCCCTCCCGCCGCCCGGCGATACCGGCGTCCGCACCCGGGTCGAGGCGCTCAGGGCCGATCTCGCGGTGGCCCGCGCCCGCTACGACGCGGGCCGCTACACCGAGGCGGAATCGGCGATCAGCGCCATTGCGGCGAGCGCGAACGAGACCGATTACCTGCCCCTCGTCGCCGAGGTCGAGCTGGCGGGCGCCGAGGTCGCCAATGCCCTCGGCAAGCGCGAGCGGTTCGCGGAGCACCTGCGCAAGGCCGCCTGGGCCGCCGAGGCGAGCCGGCACGATCGAATCGCCGCCGAGGCGCTCTCGCTGTCGCTGCAGCTCGACGATTCTCCGTGGGCGATCGACCGCGTGGACGCGGCCATCCGCCGCTCGGGCCGCGAGGAGCTGCGCTACTTCACCCTCGCCGCCGAGGCCGAGGTCGCCCTGCGCCGCGGCGATCGGCAGGGGGCCCTCGCGCATTATCGGCAGGCCCTCGAGAGCGTCGAGCAGAAGCTCGGCCCCGACCACCGCCTCGTCTCGTCGGGCCTGAACAACATCGCCTACATGCAGGAGACGCTCGGCGATTTCGAGGGCGCCGCCGCCACGCTCTCGCGCGCCCTCTCGATCGCCGAGACAAACCACGGGCCCGACCACCCGACCACGGCCTTCTTGCGCCTGAACGTCGCGACCATGATGCTCCAGCGCGGCGATTATTCGGGCGCCCAGCGCCTCGCCGACGAGGGGCTCGCGCAATCGGAGGCGGCGCTCGGGCCCGCGCATTCCACCGTCTCGTTCGCCCGCATGATCGCGGCCCTCTCCCGGCACGAGCGAGGCGACCGCGCGGGCGCGAGGAAGATTCTCTCCGCGCTCGTCGAGGCCGAGGAGGCGAGGGCGGGAGCGCAGAAAGTCGCGCCCAAATCGCGGATTTTGCACCTCGTTTACCTCGCCCGCGTGCTCGTCGAGGTCGGCGAGGCCGAGGTCGCCCTCGAAAAGCTCGACCGGGCCCGGCCCATGCTCGACGAGAAAGACCCGGCCATGGCCGAGCTCGCCTCCGACTTCCACGCCACGCTTGCGCGCGCCCGCCTCGCCCGGGGCGATCTGCGCGAGGGCCGCGCGGAGGCCGAGCGGGCCGTCTTTCTCGAGGAAAAAGCCCTCGTTCCCGACGACCCCGACCAGCTCTTCACCGTCGAGACCCTCGGCCTCGCGCTCTGCCGCGAGGCCCCGACGCGCGATCAAGGCCTCGCGCGCCTGCAAGGCGCCCTCTCGCTCGCCGAGCGCAAGCTGGGCGAGGGCCACCCGGACACCGGCGACCTCCTCACCGAGACCAGCCTCTGCCTGTCGAAGGCCGGCCGCTCCGTCGAGGCCCGCGCCCTCGCCGAGCGCGCGATCGGGGTGCACGAGGGCAAGAGCGAGGACGAACGGCGCCTCGCCCGGGCGAGGTTTGCCCTTGCGCGCGCTCTGCCCCCGTCCGAGCGGGTCAGGGCCATCGAGCTCGCGCGACGCGCGGAGAGGGCCTTCCTGGCCGACGGACGCGCGCTCGCCGAGCTGGCCGAGGTCCAGGCCTTCCTCGCGCGCGCCGACAAACGCTGA
- a CDS encoding MYXO-CTERM sorting domain-containing protein, whose protein sequence is MSPRSPLLLALTLAALVPASASAQELRFTATVPGGITGTGNTLGLAKATNLNGPGDRDSIGTFLSLGDSVDDMPVNAANPWPMGTTFDWKANGSAAMLDLPEAEVLYAELLWGGSYNYGGEDVTSALNSPVKLFANGESIDVMPDPNTALTIAETAMSGFAVNYYMRSANVTDFVKLAGKGSYEVRGVPATQATSINSLNAAGWTLVVAYRDEGAATRNLSVFVGGSFVDEDTQQDYAVSGFCAPPAGLVEGTVIVSAIEGDANLVGDKLRIAPSAAGPFVDLSGPNNPANNFFCSQINDAAGNLDTQGTLGTKNHDAVGGKNVVGARQGWDVTTVPLSSAKGQLVNGQTGATIRTITTGDSFAPVLAAFAIDVNAPDFTGGASASDVVAPAEVTLGETFTVEATLSNGGEVTAQEVSFTLPLDPGLSLVSFTTDGNAGDIGGNPVDAAALAAGVDVGSLASGGTRKVALELKVAAPPQLTGYFLKARWAYGFEVCSNQALVPESFSRSTFVQFKDSGGGVGGAGGGNGGAGGGNGGAGGGNGGAGGGNGDTGGAGGASSGGNGDSGESGGCACSTPGREGSGHAAAALGLLGLAAVVLRGRRR, encoded by the coding sequence ATGTCGCCCCGATCTCCCCTCCTCCTCGCGCTGACCCTCGCCGCGCTCGTCCCCGCGAGCGCCTCTGCACAAGAGCTCCGATTCACCGCCACCGTGCCCGGGGGTATCACCGGCACGGGCAACACGCTCGGCCTCGCCAAGGCGACGAACCTGAACGGCCCTGGGGACAGGGACTCGATCGGCACCTTCCTCTCGCTCGGCGACAGCGTCGACGATATGCCCGTCAACGCGGCCAACCCCTGGCCCATGGGCACGACGTTCGATTGGAAGGCGAACGGCTCGGCCGCGATGCTCGACCTGCCCGAGGCCGAGGTGCTCTACGCGGAGCTGCTCTGGGGAGGCAGCTACAATTACGGCGGCGAGGACGTCACGAGCGCGCTGAACAGCCCGGTCAAGCTCTTCGCGAACGGCGAGTCGATCGACGTGATGCCCGATCCGAATACCGCGCTCACCATCGCCGAGACGGCCATGTCGGGCTTCGCGGTGAACTATTACATGCGGTCGGCGAACGTGACGGATTTCGTCAAGCTCGCCGGCAAGGGATCTTACGAGGTCCGCGGCGTGCCCGCGACGCAGGCGACGAGCATCAACAGCCTGAATGCCGCGGGCTGGACGCTGGTGGTCGCCTATCGCGACGAGGGCGCGGCCACGCGCAACCTGAGCGTGTTCGTCGGCGGCTCGTTCGTCGACGAGGATACCCAGCAGGATTACGCGGTGAGCGGCTTCTGCGCGCCGCCCGCGGGGCTGGTCGAGGGCACGGTGATCGTGAGCGCGATCGAGGGCGACGCGAACCTCGTCGGCGACAAGCTCCGCATTGCCCCGAGCGCCGCCGGGCCGTTCGTGGATCTCTCGGGGCCGAACAACCCCGCGAACAACTTCTTCTGCTCGCAGATCAACGACGCCGCCGGCAACCTGGACACGCAGGGGACGCTCGGCACGAAGAATCACGACGCCGTGGGCGGCAAGAACGTGGTCGGCGCCCGCCAGGGCTGGGACGTGACCACGGTGCCCCTCTCGTCGGCGAAGGGGCAGCTCGTCAATGGCCAGACGGGGGCCACCATTCGCACGATCACCACGGGTGATTCGTTCGCGCCCGTCCTGGCGGCCTTCGCGATCGACGTGAACGCGCCCGATTTCACGGGCGGCGCCTCCGCGAGCGACGTGGTGGCGCCCGCCGAGGTGACGCTCGGCGAGACGTTCACGGTGGAGGCCACGCTCTCGAATGGCGGCGAGGTGACGGCGCAGGAGGTCAGCTTCACGCTGCCGCTCGATCCGGGGCTGTCCTTGGTCTCGTTCACGACGGACGGCAATGCCGGCGATATCGGCGGCAACCCCGTGGACGCGGCGGCGCTCGCGGCCGGCGTCGATGTCGGCAGCCTCGCGTCCGGCGGGACGCGCAAGGTGGCGCTCGAGCTGAAGGTCGCGGCGCCTCCCCAGCTCACGGGCTACTTCCTCAAGGCCAGATGGGCGTACGGCTTCGAGGTGTGCTCGAACCAGGCGCTCGTGCCGGAGTCGTTCTCCCGCTCGACGTTCGTCCAGTTCAAGGATTCGGGTGGGGGCGTGGGCGGCGCGGGCGGCGGCAATGGCGGCGCCGGTGGCGGCAATGGCGGCGCGGGCGGCGGCAATGGCGGCGCCGGTGGCGGCAATGGCGACACGGGCGGCGCGGGCGGCGCGTCGAGCGGCGGCAATGGCGACAGCGGCGAATCCGGGGGCTGCGCGTGCTCGACACCCGGGCGCGAGGGGTCGGGCCATGCGGCGGCGGCGCTCGGCTTGCTGGGCCTCGCGGCCGTGGTCCTGCGCGGGCGGCGGCGGTAG
- a CDS encoding formylglycine-generating enzyme family protein produces MKPVRAHPAHSPSLLHPRFALLALLLGGAGFMGCLELSTAEPAGAGGSAGAGGASNAGGGGGMSSSTAGPGGAGGTGGAGGTGGGGPSCPTGLAGPALVLIPTATGAFCIDSTEVTVEHYDTWLGSSPKLPGLADPECGWKSSGTHLPRTNEGTCGPEHFDPKNKPDHPVVCVDWCDARQYCKSVGKRLCGAVDGGGPIGFDEPKTASVDELTYACSGGGSRVYPYGNGADEKACVGDRYDGVDDGPEDNALPVKSAAGCQGGFPGLYDMSGNVWEWQNSCSGSGGLNAKDHYCGARGGSFWDEMSDMSCQSMWKGFTRDLDGKNIGFRCCADALP; encoded by the coding sequence ATGAAGCCCGTGCGCGCGCATCCTGCCCATTCCCCGAGCCTCCTCCACCCCCGTTTCGCGCTCCTCGCCCTTCTGCTCGGCGGGGCGGGATTCATGGGCTGTCTCGAGCTCAGCACGGCCGAGCCTGCGGGGGCAGGCGGAAGCGCGGGTGCGGGCGGCGCAAGCAATGCAGGCGGTGGGGGCGGTATGTCGAGCAGCACCGCGGGTCCTGGTGGCGCTGGTGGTACGGGCGGCGCGGGTGGAACGGGCGGCGGGGGCCCGAGCTGTCCGACGGGGCTCGCAGGGCCCGCGCTCGTTCTCATTCCGACCGCCACGGGCGCCTTTTGCATCGACAGCACCGAGGTGACAGTCGAGCACTACGATACCTGGCTCGGCTCGTCGCCGAAATTGCCCGGGCTCGCCGACCCGGAGTGCGGGTGGAAGTCTTCAGGCACGCATTTGCCGCGAACGAACGAAGGCACGTGCGGGCCAGAGCATTTCGATCCGAAGAACAAGCCCGATCATCCGGTCGTCTGCGTCGACTGGTGCGACGCGCGCCAGTATTGCAAGAGCGTGGGCAAGCGCCTCTGCGGCGCGGTCGACGGGGGAGGCCCCATCGGGTTCGATGAGCCCAAAACGGCCAGCGTCGACGAGCTCACGTACGCCTGCTCGGGGGGTGGAAGCCGGGTGTACCCCTACGGCAACGGCGCCGACGAAAAGGCCTGCGTGGGCGACCGGTACGACGGCGTGGACGACGGACCGGAGGACAACGCATTGCCCGTCAAGAGCGCCGCCGGCTGCCAGGGCGGGTTCCCGGGCCTCTACGACATGTCCGGCAACGTCTGGGAATGGCAGAACTCATGCAGTGGGTCGGGCGGCCTCAATGCGAAAGACCACTACTGCGGCGCTCGCGGCGGGTCGTTCTGGGACGAGATGAGCGATATGAGCTGCCAATCCATGTGGAAGGGCTTCACGCGGGATCTCGACGGCAAGAACATCGGCTTCCGCTGCTGCGCGGACGCGCTGCCCTGA